In one Chitinophaga sancti genomic region, the following are encoded:
- a CDS encoding PA14 domain-containing protein, which produces MILKHVAGSKRFIASLMLVVLYIETIIPSYALGMPVVVRRMVKPSAAPLILHEKENAPFAAARKVLTPLAANAFTPAAAKGAIGGPTQPESQAFHSVSDDNMVDLFSGDFSYNVPLMDVGGYPLALGYNSGVGMSEDASWVGLGWNLNPGSITRTLRGLPDDFSGAESVTKTTSVKANTTVGVNVSLSQETIGVPITSKIFNLGASAGIVYNNYRGWGTSAGLSPSINSGSSSMGRLTAGLSITNSSMDGVSVDPNLELQLSNKERTMTGSLDLSTGYNTRSGLKSLDLGLGVQQYNTEGKNARSHADRTLVSYAYPSYLPSPSIPFTNTNLTLTVKGGTEILGTNIAGAITGYVSVQSIASGDRTQSFPAYGYLNYQKSGKNTAVLLDFNREKDLPYKEKPVVPNIGIPSYTYDVFGISGEGIGGTFRAYRSDVGHIFDHYSKTKSHSGNVSADLGATAIAHAGADLTYTYSHTETGEWSKNNKMAGKTAFSSSYGTYEASYFRNPGEMTVNDKDYYNNLGGDDVVAVNIYHNGNSDPTLLAKDTINRFNNSTLVSKQAINNSTYNKTARDKRTQVISYLTAAEASLAGFPKYIENYTENTYTANACAQEIIDTDSVASGLRGEYFTDKNFGNISFQRTDSVINMLTKSNFQKTPGVTELDNNFSVRWTGRIKAPVSGRYAFYVKSDDGMRLYLDGVNVKSNWNVHDVKTDTVFVNLVAGEFYTVRMDYFQEGGNTVATLEWSYPSQSRSVIPKKYLYLPASNDNVTYGNVTLEKRVNSFRLDNHISEINVLNTGGQRYVYGIPVYNLKQTETTFSVDEGKGSLATGLVEYNRGTDNTVDNNQGNDHYFSSEVTPAYAHTFLLTAVLSSDYKDLTGNGITADDPGNAIKFNYTKIAGLVNPSNWRAPIGVNKANYSEGMRTDNRDGKGSYVHGQKELWYLNSIESKTMIAVFKMSNRDDLQDIGENGEMSGSKARKLDEINLYTKAEFMKKNPKPLKTVHFKYSYKLCPGINSSNPSVGKLTLDSLYFTYNNNKKGQRHPYIFHYNAGTTPYNSKNVDRWGVYKPASQNPAQLNNSDYPYAIQDSTLASANVAVWALDSIIIPSGGRMKIDYEGDDYAFVQNKRAAQLFTIAGFTKNSPDINTNLTDLSHYLYQGGSDFQYISVNVPRAVSSKREISKWYLDGLTKVYFRLYVNMPGDKYGSGAEYVPGYASLDTSSYGYFNGGNTIWIKVKAINNSGEIGMSDSKYSPLTKAALSFLRLNLPSKAYPGSETGDDISWSDLIKVIASSAGNILTAISGFDDGARSKGWAQVVQTDRSFVRLNNPYFKKYGGGIRVKRVTIYDYWDKMTGQKQSMYGQEYNYTTTRTVNGKDETISSGVATYEPMIGGEENPWREPIEYTQQVSALAPVSSGYVEAPLGESFFPSPSIGYSRVRVRTINAKNTRSANGFAETCFYTAYDFPTLVDRSTLDKIRFKPSLTNLLRINSRHYIAVTQGFKVELNDMHGKKKSEATYSELDDKKAVTETKYNYKVDNANATFKHLNNTVMVMKPNGDIDESAVVGKDMELMMDMRQQRSLSTSWNAQINGDMFYFLWPPVLFIPMLLNVYNREETVFRSSAVSKVIYRHGVLDNVEATDKGSTVTTRNLLYDSETGAAILNSTQNEWGDSIYTFTLPAGWAYDGMSGAYKNIDVILDSIYINQGRITKGIPAGKKVTDYFATGDRILIYSREKTGGDDCTPDIATFPKPGVIYTVDANVQRGGEPDLYFVDENGQPFTGNSVSLKVLQSGRKNLSGFVNNITLLANPVVKDPISGKNSLVINNTSRVINASAVEYNGLWKVADSRKAGTVLACLQGPNLPYSGDSTKCNTNTTIYYNHRYSKSYTPDCATGVAAYQVTYVVPANKYPSLINQDSADARAIRDLDSNGKNYANAHATCVAKDSIWILVTAGSFQSTSNRASLSISVIDGTGKGVGSANASNSSSYKTYQKIEYNPPYTVHFNSSLIPASYSINSTDGKDGVLQADGALEFLNLYFNGNISVSLGNL; this is translated from the coding sequence TGATTTCAGTTATAACGTTCCCCTCATGGATGTGGGTGGATATCCTTTAGCATTAGGTTATAACAGTGGTGTAGGTATGAGTGAAGATGCCAGCTGGGTAGGCCTGGGCTGGAACCTGAATCCCGGTTCCATTACCCGTACCTTACGTGGCTTGCCAGATGACTTCAGTGGCGCAGAATCTGTTACCAAAACAACCTCCGTCAAGGCCAATACCACCGTTGGCGTCAATGTGTCGCTGTCACAGGAAACGATTGGGGTGCCTATTACCAGTAAAATATTCAATCTTGGCGCCTCCGCGGGTATTGTATATAATAATTACAGGGGTTGGGGAACGTCGGCTGGTTTGAGCCCAAGTATCAACTCCGGCTCAAGTTCAATGGGTAGACTTACCGCTGGATTATCTATTACAAATAGTTCTATGGACGGAGTGAGTGTTGATCCTAACCTGGAACTACAATTGTCCAATAAGGAACGGACTATGACCGGAAGTCTGGATTTAAGTACTGGTTATAATACAAGATCAGGCTTAAAAAGCCTGGATTTAGGATTGGGCGTACAGCAGTATAACACGGAAGGCAAAAACGCGAGGTCTCATGCAGACAGAACGTTGGTGTCCTATGCTTACCCAAGCTATTTACCCAGCCCGTCAATACCTTTTACAAACACAAACCTGACCCTAACAGTAAAAGGCGGTACTGAAATTTTGGGTACAAATATCGCAGGTGCAATCACGGGTTATGTCTCTGTACAGAGTATTGCTTCAGGCGACCGTACACAATCTTTTCCTGCCTATGGTTATCTCAACTACCAGAAGTCAGGTAAGAATACCGCAGTATTACTTGATTTCAACAGGGAAAAGGATCTTCCATATAAAGAGAAGCCGGTAGTACCCAATATAGGTATACCTTCTTATACTTACGATGTATTTGGTATCTCAGGCGAAGGCATTGGCGGTACCTTTAGGGCTTATCGTAGTGATGTAGGGCATATATTTGATCATTACAGTAAAACCAAGTCTCATAGCGGAAATGTCAGTGCTGATTTAGGCGCTACTGCTATTGCCCACGCGGGTGCGGATCTCACCTATACTTATTCCCACACCGAAACGGGGGAATGGAGCAAAAATAATAAGATGGCCGGCAAAACGGCGTTCAGCAGCTCTTATGGCACTTATGAAGCGTCCTATTTCCGCAATCCGGGCGAAATGACGGTAAACGATAAGGATTATTATAATAATCTGGGAGGGGATGATGTAGTGGCTGTTAATATCTATCATAACGGTAACAGTGATCCTACGCTGTTGGCAAAAGATACAATCAATAGATTCAATAACTCAACGCTTGTTAGCAAGCAGGCGATTAATAATAGTACCTATAATAAGACTGCAAGAGATAAGCGCACACAGGTGATTTCTTATCTTACAGCAGCAGAAGCCAGTTTAGCCGGTTTCCCAAAGTATATCGAAAATTACACTGAAAATACTTACACTGCTAATGCATGTGCGCAGGAAATAATAGATACAGATAGTGTTGCAAGTGGTTTAAGAGGAGAATATTTCACAGATAAAAATTTTGGAAATATATCATTCCAGAGAACTGATTCTGTGATAAACATGTTAACCAAGTCCAATTTCCAAAAAACTCCCGGTGTTACAGAATTGGATAATAACTTTTCCGTTCGCTGGACTGGTCGTATCAAAGCGCCGGTGAGTGGCAGATATGCCTTTTATGTGAAGAGTGATGACGGTATGAGATTATACCTGGATGGTGTCAACGTTAAATCCAACTGGAATGTCCATGACGTCAAAACGGATACTGTATTTGTAAACCTGGTAGCAGGAGAGTTCTATACAGTGAGAATGGATTATTTCCAGGAAGGCGGCAATACAGTAGCTACGCTGGAATGGTCATATCCTTCACAATCTCGTAGTGTGATTCCTAAAAAATATCTTTATTTACCAGCATCCAATGATAACGTAACCTATGGTAATGTTACCCTTGAAAAAAGGGTGAACAGTTTCCGTTTGGATAACCATATTTCCGAAATCAATGTGCTGAATACCGGTGGACAGCGGTATGTGTACGGTATTCCAGTATACAACCTGAAGCAAACTGAAACAACATTTTCTGTGGATGAAGGCAAAGGTAGCCTGGCTACAGGCCTGGTAGAATATAATCGTGGTACTGACAATACAGTAGATAATAACCAGGGAAATGATCACTATTTTTCCAGTGAGGTTACACCAGCCTATGCGCATACATTCCTGCTGACAGCAGTATTGTCATCAGACTATAAGGACCTTACCGGAAACGGTATAACCGCAGATGATCCCGGCAATGCGATCAAATTTAACTATACCAAAATTGCTGGTCTTGTTAATCCATCTAACTGGCGTGCACCGATCGGTGTAAATAAAGCAAACTATAGCGAAGGGATGCGTACAGACAACCGTGATGGCAAGGGAAGCTATGTTCACGGCCAGAAAGAATTATGGTATTTGAATTCAATTGAGTCAAAGACCATGATTGCTGTCTTTAAAATGAGTAACCGCGATGACTTGCAGGATATAGGTGAAAATGGTGAGATGTCTGGCAGTAAAGCCCGTAAGCTAGATGAGATCAACCTGTACACAAAGGCAGAGTTTATGAAGAAAAACCCTAAGCCTTTGAAGACGGTCCATTTTAAATATTCTTATAAACTCTGTCCTGGAATTAACAGCAGCAATCCATCCGTAGGAAAGCTCACACTTGACTCCCTATACTTTACCTATAATAATAACAAAAAAGGACAGCGTCATCCCTACATATTCCATTATAATGCAGGTACAACACCTTATAACAGTAAGAACGTGGACCGCTGGGGAGTATATAAACCTGCCAGTCAGAATCCTGCCCAATTGAATAACAGCGATTATCCATATGCTATCCAGGATAGCACACTTGCGTCAGCAAATGTTGCAGTATGGGCACTGGATTCAATTATAATACCTTCCGGTGGCCGAATGAAAATAGATTACGAAGGAGATGACTACGCGTTTGTTCAAAATAAACGTGCAGCGCAGTTGTTTACAATCGCAGGGTTTACAAAGAATAGCCCGGACATTAATACAAATCTTACAGACCTCAGTCATTACTTATACCAGGGTGGAAGTGATTTCCAGTATATATCAGTGAACGTACCAAGAGCTGTCAGTAGTAAACGGGAAATAAGTAAATGGTACCTCGATGGATTAACCAAAGTTTATTTCCGCCTGTATGTGAACATGCCTGGTGATAAATATGGCAGTGGTGCAGAATATGTACCTGGTTATGCTTCACTGGATACAAGCAGTTACGGTTATTTTAACGGAGGTAACACCATCTGGATAAAAGTAAAAGCCATCAATAACAGCGGGGAGATTGGCATGTCAGATAGCAAATACAGCCCACTGACAAAGGCCGCGCTTTCCTTCCTGCGTCTGAATCTTCCTTCCAAAGCATATCCTGGTTCTGAAACAGGTGATGACATTAGTTGGTCTGACCTGATAAAAGTAATTGCATCCAGTGCAGGCAATATTCTGACTGCAATCTCAGGTTTTGATGATGGTGCACGTTCAAAAGGTTGGGCGCAGGTAGTGCAGACAGATCGTAGCTTTGTTCGCCTGAACAACCCTTATTTTAAGAAATATGGTGGTGGTATTCGTGTAAAACGTGTCACTATCTACGATTATTGGGATAAAATGACAGGCCAGAAACAGTCCATGTATGGCCAGGAATACAACTATACTACCACTCGTACTGTCAACGGAAAGGATGAAACCATTAGTAGTGGTGTAGCTACTTATGAGCCTATGATCGGTGGAGAAGAAAATCCATGGCGAGAGCCGATAGAATATACCCAGCAGGTATCGGCCTTAGCACCTGTTTCCAGTGGTTATGTAGAAGCTCCGTTGGGTGAATCATTCTTCCCTTCCCCTTCTATAGGATATAGTAGGGTAAGGGTAAGGACGATCAATGCAAAAAATACCCGTTCTGCAAACGGATTTGCTGAAACCTGTTTTTATACCGCGTATGATTTTCCTACGCTGGTAGATAGATCTACCCTGGATAAAATCCGATTCAAGCCATCCCTGACCAATTTACTGCGTATCAATTCCCGTCATTATATAGCCGTCACCCAGGGCTTTAAGGTGGAATTGAATGATATGCATGGTAAAAAGAAATCAGAAGCTACCTATTCAGAATTGGACGATAAGAAGGCAGTTACCGAAACAAAGTATAATTATAAGGTGGATAACGCGAATGCAACATTCAAACACCTGAATAATACGGTGATGGTAATGAAGCCCAATGGAGATATTGATGAGAGTGCAGTGGTAGGAAAGGATATGGAGTTGATGATGGATATGCGTCAGCAACGTTCCCTGAGTACGTCCTGGAATGCCCAGATAAACGGGGATATGTTTTATTTCCTGTGGCCTCCGGTGTTATTTATCCCTATGTTGTTAAATGTATACAACCGGGAAGAAACGGTGTTTCGTTCTTCTGCTGTGTCAAAAGTAATATACAGGCATGGTGTATTGGACAATGTGGAAGCGACTGATAAAGGAAGCACTGTGACTACCCGTAACCTTCTGTATGATAGCGAAACAGGTGCTGCCATTTTGAATAGTACCCAGAATGAATGGGGTGACTCGATATATACATTTACCTTACCTGCGGGTTGGGCCTATGATGGCATGAGTGGTGCCTACAAGAATATAGATGTTATACTTGATAGTATCTATATCAACCAGGGACGTATTACAAAAGGCATTCCTGCTGGTAAAAAAGTAACAGACTATTTTGCTACGGGTGATAGAATACTGATCTATTCAAGAGAAAAAACAGGCGGGGATGATTGTACGCCGGATATCGCGACTTTCCCTAAACCAGGTGTTATTTATACAGTAGATGCAAATGTACAGCGTGGAGGAGAGCCTGATTTGTACTTTGTAGATGAAAACGGACAGCCGTTTACAGGTAATAGCGTATCATTAAAAGTGTTACAATCTGGTAGAAAGAATCTCAGTGGGTTCGTCAACAATATCACATTATTGGCTAATCCCGTTGTCAAAGATCCCATCTCAGGTAAGAATAGTCTCGTTATAAATAATACTTCCAGGGTAATTAATGCTTCTGCGGTTGAATATAACGGACTGTGGAAAGTAGCGGACAGTCGTAAGGCTGGAACCGTATTGGCTTGCCTGCAGGGCCCTAATTTACCTTATTCAGGAGACAGTACAAAGTGTAACACAAACACTACTATCTATTATAATCATAGGTATTCAAAGAGCTATACGCCTGATTGTGCAACCGGAGTAGCTGCGTACCAGGTCACGTATGTGGTACCCGCAAACAAATATCCCTCATTAATCAATCAGGATAGTGCAGATGCCAGGGCAATAAGAGACCTGGATAGTAATGGAAAGAATTATGCAAATGCTCATGCTACTTGTGTCGCAAAGGATTCTATCTGGATTTTAGTGACTGCAGGTTCATTTCAATCGACCAGTAATCGGGCTTCTCTGAGTATCAGTGTAATAGATGGTACAGGTAAGGGTGTCGGTAGTGCGAATGCTTCTAATTCGTCATCATATAAAACCTATCAAAAGATTGAATATAATCCTCCTTACACTGTTCATTTCAACTCATCATTGATACCTGCCAGCTATAGTATAAATTCTACTGACGGGAAGGATGGAGTCCTTCAGGCAGATGGCGCCCTCGAATTTCTGAACCTATACTTCAACGGGAATATTAGTGTCTCACTTGGTAACCTATGA